A window of Danaus plexippus chromosome 12, MEX_DaPlex, whole genome shotgun sequence contains these coding sequences:
- the LOC133319108 gene encoding uncharacterized protein LOC133319108 has protein sequence MTLSYRLLVVVGLCWLLQLGSSNIDCRTSCRRCRENLEDPELLEVYCAMCDECKERRREWVQGGPNIRLRKDEQDESEQYDHQEQQETRSTQDDCLPLCEDECEPTPAMLTGEPETTTTTTTTTTTTRRPCVTRPRCPKPCLMPMMPFMPMCSMCNMNQMTTPHHENVDQPSTGSMYLYLGIPKNLTNEIKLDHDGVPV, from the exons ATGACACTGAG TTATAGATTGCTGGTAGTCGTGGGTCTGTGTTGGCTGCTGCAGCTTGGTTCGTCCAACATAGACTGTCGGACATCCTGCCGCAGGTGCAGAGAGAACTTGGAGGACCCTGAGCTGTTGGAGGTGTACTGCGCCATGTGTGACGAGTGTAAGGAGCGTAGGCGGGAATGGGTCCAGGGCGGGCCGAATATACGACTAAGGAAAGACGAGCAGGATGAGAGCGAACAATACGATCACCAGGAGCAACAGGAAACTCGTAGCACTCAAG ACGATTGCCTCCCTTTGTGTGAGGACGAGTGTGAGCCGACTCCTGCGATGCTGACGGGCGAGCCGGAGACGACCACGACGACCACTACCACGACCACCACAACCCGGCGGCCCTGCGTCACCAGGCCCCGGTGCCCGAAGCCTTGCCTCATGCCCATGATGCCGTTCATGCCGATGTGCTCAATGTGCAACATGAACCAAATGACCACTCCTCATCATGAGAACGTCGACCAGCCAAGCACGGGCTCTATGTACTTATATCTGGGTATACCAAAGAATCTTACAAACGAAATAAAGTTGGACCACGATGGAGTCCCAGTCTAA